The following proteins are encoded in a genomic region of Arachis ipaensis cultivar K30076 chromosome B02, Araip1.1, whole genome shotgun sequence:
- the LOC107626592 gene encoding cytochrome b561 and DOMON domain-containing protein At3g07570-like gives MHNIILKYGRASSNVWSFIFSFPSSINAYAAIGFSNDGKMVKSSAIVGWISGLNGGGMNQYYLGGLSDGEVVPGEGDLYVMNETIIQPNPSIVYMIFQLKTNQPSSKLIYSIGPNGVFPDTQGKLQQHSDAISTVIDYSQGVTSEVSYLKLRRSHGVINMTSWSILMIIGYIIARHFKKWDPIWFYLHASIQTISFLAGTAGILIGYALSKKVDANVNNHKNIAIIILVLGILQVFAIILRPKPESKLRKYWNWYHHYVGRILIIFAIANAIYGLSLAKEGSKWFLAYGVSISILVIINIILEVRMWIIARRKTQSTNNSSHPQSLEFAYQT, from the exons ATGCATAACATTATATTGAAGTATGGTAGGGCTTCATCAAATGTATGGAGCTTCATCTTCTCATTCCCATCAAGCATAAATGCCTATGCAGCCATAGGGTTTTCCAATGATGGCAAAATGGTAAAATCAAGTGCAATAGTAGGGTGGATCTCCGGCCTCAACGGCGGCGGAATGAACCAGTACTATTTAGGCGGATTATCGGACGGCGAGGTGGTTCCCGGAGAAGGAGACCTCTATGTCATGAATGAAACAATTATTCAACCTAATCCTTCAATAGTGTACATGATTTTTCAGTTGAAAACTAaccaaccttcttcaaagcttatATATTCAATTGGACCTAATGGTGTTTTTCCTGATACTCAAGGCAAGTTGCAACAACATAGTGATGCTATATCCACAGTCATAGATTATTCACAAG GTGTAACTAGTGAAGTTTCTTACTTAAAACTCCGAAGAAGCCATGGAGTAATCAACATGACATCATGGAGCATTCTAATGATAATAGGTTACATAATTGCAAGGCATTTCAAGAAATGGGATCCAATTTGGTTTTATTTGCATGCTTCAATTCAAACAATTAGCTTTCTTGCCGGCACAGCTGGAATTTTAATTGGTTATGCATTGTCTAAGAAAGTTGATGCCAATGTCAATAATCACAAAAATATAGCTATCATCATTCTTGTCCTTGGAATCCTTCAG GTATTTGCAATCATATTAAGGCCAAAACCAGAATCAAAATTACGCAAGTATTGGAATTGGTACCATCATTATGTTGGGAGAATTTTGATTATATTCGCCATTGCAAACGCAATTTATGGACTCTCTTTAGCAAAGGAAGGTTCTAAATGGTTTCTTGCTTATGGAGTTTCTATTTCCATCTTAGTTATCATCAACATAATTTTGGAGGTTAGAATGTGGATAATTGCGAGAAGAAAAACTCAGTCCACAAATAATTCATCACATCCTCAATCCTTGGAATTTGCTTACCAAACTTAA